A window of Mobula hypostoma chromosome 7, sMobHyp1.1, whole genome shotgun sequence genomic DNA:
tgcacagtttgtcttttgtaaaacagttgtttgtcagtctttgtgtgtagattttcatcaGTTCCATTGTATTTATTGTTCAAACGTGAatcactgcaagaaaatgaatcttggtgttgtatttggtgatatactttgacaataaatttattttgaagtttgAAATTGGGCTGTTTCTCTCTCTGACTCTAAGATGAGCTCATGGTGATAATGGAAAATATAAGGTTGAGGTaagcacacagaaaatgttgaaggaactcaggtcaggcaacatctgtggagaggaataaacagtcgacattttgaccCGAGATTCTTTGTCAGAAATCTTCATCTGTACTGACGagggatctcaacccaaaacattgactgttcattcctctccatagatgctgcctgacatgctgagttcctccactattttgtgaGTGTTATGCTGGATTtcaagtatctgcagaatctcttgtgtttggggTTAAAGGGAAATTGGGGATTGTACACACGGAAAAGAGAAATGACTTGAAATTAGGTGGAGCTTTTCCCTACATCGAGAGCGCTTCATGGTCCATCAGGACAGTCTTGAAGGATGTGTCATGAAATACttccacaaatttctgcagctatactgcggagagcactctaactggctggtatggaggggccaccgcacaggattggaaaaagctgcagaaagttgtaaactccctaacatcgaggacaccttcaaagggtgaagcctcaaaaaggtaatacatcattaaggacccccatcacccaggacatgctctcttctcatcactaccatcagggaggaggtacaggagcctgaagacacacacccaatgtttcaggaacagtttttccccctctctcatcagatttctgaatggacattgaacccacgaacactacctcactattttttttctgttttcttttttattaatctctctttgcaatacttatttaatttttaaaagttatatatacttcttattgtaatttattctttattttaatgtatcgcattgcactgctgctacaaaacagcaaacttcacaatataagccaatgatattaaacctgattctgatgggtcGACCGCCCGTTTCCCTCCAGGGGCCCTGCCTTTCTTCAGTTCTTCCAGTGATTTGTGTGTGCGCATTGCTCAGGGGCCGCCCGCCACCCTCCTCCTGCCCATTAGCTTCAGGAAGGCGTTCCTGATCTCCTTAGTCCTCACCCCATAGATGATAGGGTTGAAGATGGGCTGGAAGATGACAAAAGTGACCGCCACCACGAAGTGGAGCTTATCAGTGAACAGGCTCGGTACCAGGTACATGACGAACTCGAAGAGGGCGCTGGTGTAGAAGAGCGTCAGGATGCAGACGTGAGTAGTGCAAGTGTGGAGGGCCTTGCTGCATGCCCTGCCTTGGTCGCTCTTGGACGCCTCCCGGTAGATCTTGAAGTAGGAGTAGCCGATGAGTGAGCTGTCAGGCAGTGTGATGAGGAACGATAAGGGGTACGTGATGGCGTCGCTCGCCGTCACCCCGCGACAGGCCAGCTTGGACAGGGAGCCATAGTTGCAGTAGCAGTTCTGGATGTAGTTGGAGCCGCAGTATGTGGCTTGAGTCAGCAGGGCGGTGACCACTATGAAGCAGGATGCGCGGAGAATGATGACCAACCCCACCGCCAGGAGAATCCGGCTCAGCGTCAGCTTGTGGTAGTGGAAGGGGTGACAGATGGCCACGTAGCGGTCGTATGCCATGGCCACCAGCAGAGTGGACTCACTCAGCGCTGTGCAGTAGACGAAGAACATCTGGGTGGCGCAGGCCTCCAGGGAGATGACCTTGGACTGGGAGAAGTACATGGTCAGGAGCTTGGGGATGGTCACGTTGCTGAGAACAATGTCGATGGCAGCCAGGAGGCAGAGCAGATAGTACATGAGGCTATGCATcttggactctgacttgaccagATATATGATTGTGAGGTTGGTAATCAGGATAACAATGTAAACCAACAGAAAGATGCTGAAGATGATCGACTCGTACCCATCACTATTGGGGACTCCTTGCAGAATGAACTCAACATGGCTCCTGTTACTGTGGTTCATGGTTGCCAAGGAGAATCTGGAATTGAGAATTAACAGAGGGTGAGTTTATTTTTCCAAATCACCATCCCTTCTTTGGATTCCATCTAGCCTTTTGTTGTCTCCAGATCAGTCAGGgcctcaaaggatatggtgagaaggcaggtgtatgggttgagtgggatccaggatcagccatgatagaatggcagagcagactcgatgggctgaatggcctaattctgctcctatgtcttatggtcttctcaaTGCCTCatatcactggacaacaaagattttgcttcctgaatacttttgggtgtaccttattgattttgggctgctgatcatgaaaatcaccttgAAATgtcctatcatgcaccatttttaaaaaaaatagccaatatttgttattttaattcataattcaagtcagaataattgatgccaagattaaggaaggcattcttATTGAtctacaaatcaaacaggtcatcaatgacaggcaattcaaagaacttctagtgggactgagaaaatcgcatggaaggtaTTCAcggatgttgaaaattttcttggcaactacagagcaccgaactacatgcagctggtagACAACATGCTTTgggcatacaaaaccatgaagtgtaacatgtcactaaagattcattttctacattcccatttagactccttccctgcaaatcttggcactgtcagtgatgagcatggtgaaaggtttcaccaggacattgcagtcatggagaaacggtatcagggcaactggaatccatcagtgctggctgattattgttggtcacttaagcaagaagcctcaggcaCTGAGTACAAACGAAAATCAACAACGAAAatcttttagcttagttgaatgaTTGTAAAGCATCAGTGCTATTAtggaattaaacacattatattcaataaaagttaatttcttatttctccaaattcctacgagATACAagcagtctgaaattatatttgtgttcagcttcaagtagtTTATCTTACGCACAATAAATGTCCGAAGAAGCAAcacgttaaaaaaaaaactttgtccAATGTAAtctgtaagaccaaggaattgattgtggacttcagctgagggaacacacaccagtcctcagagagggatcgacagtgggaagggtgagcagtttcaagttccttggtgtcaacatctccatggatctattctgggcccaacatatggaTGCAATTACATATGAGGCATGCCAGCAGCCTTATTTCATTAGAATTTTGTGGAGATTTATTACAAcatcaaagactagcaaatttctacagattgcatcaccgtctggtatggaggggccagtgcacaggatcagaaaaagctaaagaaagttgtaaatcagccaactccatcgtgggccctggcctccccagcatccgaggacatcttcaaggagcgatgcctcaaaaaggctgcatccatcattaaggacccccatcacccaggacatgccctcttctcattactatcatcagggaggatgtacaagagcctgaaggcacacagacgttttagaaacagcttcttagaaccatagaaactacagcacagaaactgaacataatactccagattcggcctcaccaatgccttatacaacctcatcataacattccacttatacaacctcatcagacAACCtcatacttaagaaagaaatcaggagggctaaaagaagacatgaggttgctttggcagtcaaagtgaaggataatccaaagagcttttacaagtatattaagagcaaaaggattgtaagggataaaattggtcctcttgaagatcagagtggtcggctttgtgcggaaccaaaggaaatgggggagatcttaaataggttttttgcgtctgtatttactaaggaagctggcatgaagtctatggaattgagggaatcaagtagtgagaccatggaaactgtacagattgaaaaggaggaggtgcttgctgtcttgaggaaaattaaagtggataaatccccgggacctgacagaagtgttccctcggaccttgaaggagactagtgttgaaattgcgggggccctggcagaaatatttaaaatgtcgctgtctaccgGCGAAgtgccgaaggattggagagtggctcatgttgttccgttgtttaagaaaggatcgaaaagtaatccgggaaattataggccggtgagtttaacgtcagtagtaggtaagttattggagggagtactaagagatagaatctacaagcatttggatagacaggggcttattagggagagtcaacatggctttgtgcgtggtaggtcatgtttgaccaatctgttggagtttttcgaggaggttaccaggaaagtggatgaagggaaggcagtggatattgtctacatggacttcagtaaggcctttgacaaggtcccgcatgggaggttagttaggaaaattcagtcgctaggtatacatggagaggtggtaaattggattggacattggctcgatggaagaagccagagagtagtggtagagaattgcttctctgagtggaggcctgtgactagtggtatgccacagggatcagtgctgggtccattgttatttgtcatctatatcaatgatctggatggtaatgtggtaaattggatcagcaagtttgctgatgatacaaagattggaggtgtagtagacagtgaggaaggttttcagagcctgcagagggacttggaccatctggaaaaatgggatgaaaaatggcagatggagtttaatacagacaagtgtgaggtattgcacgttggaaggacaaaccaacgtagaacatacagggttaatggtaaggcactgagaagtgcagtggaacagagggatctgagaatacagatacaaaattccctaaaagtgtcgtcacaggttgatagagtcgtaaagagagctttcggtacattggcctttattaatcgaagtattgagtataagagctggaatgttatgatgaggttgtataaggcattggtgaggccgaatctggagtattgtgttcagttttggtcaccaaattacaggaagtatataaataaggttgaaagagtgcagagaaggtttacaaggatgttgcctggacttgagaaactcagttacagagaaaggttgaataggttaggactttattccctggagcgtagaagaatgaggggagatttgatagaggtatataaaattatgatgggtatagatagagtgaatgcaagcaggctttttccactgaggcaaggggagaaaaaaaccagaggacatgggttaagggtgaggggggaaaagtttaaagggaacattagtgggggcttcttcacacagagagtggtgggagtatggaatgagctgccagacgaggtggtaaatgcgggttctttattaacatttaagaataaattggacagatacatggatgggaggtgtgtggagggatatggtccgtgtgcaggtcagtgggactaggcagaaaatggttcggcacagccaagaagggccaaagggcctgtttctgtgctgtagtttctatggttctatggttctataacgttcttcccctttgccttcagatttctagatGGTCAATGAACGCTATCTCAGTATTTTGAcctctttttgcagtacttatttattttttaatgtgtTTCTTATTGTAGCTTATAACTTATGGTAaagttttatatattgcactgtactgctgctataaaacaacacatttcactacatatgccagtgaaagtaaacctcattctga
This region includes:
- the LOC134349802 gene encoding olfactory receptor 52E2-like, with translation MNHSNRSHVEFILQGVPNSDGYESIIFSIFLLVYIVILITNLTIIYLVKSESKMHSLMYYLLCLLAAIDIVLSNVTIPKLLTMYFSQSKVISLEACATQMFFVYCTALSESTLLVAMAYDRYVAICHPFHYHKLTLSRILLAVGLVIILRASCFIVVTALLTQATYCGSNYIQNCYCNYGSLSKLACRGVTASDAITYPLSFLITLPDSSLIGYSYFKIYREASKSDQGRACSKALHTCTTHVCILTLFYTSALFEFVMYLVPSLFTDKLHFVVAVTFVIFQPIFNPIIYGVRTKEIRNAFLKLMGRRRVAGGP